One part of the Aurantibacillus circumpalustris genome encodes these proteins:
- a CDS encoding tail fiber domain-containing protein yields MSKIVLLLLSFQLITIGLIAQTPQMINYQGVARDANGAVLANKNIGIRFEFHQGSVSSPTVFAEEQNLTTNNLGLFSTQIGKVNTTGLGLINWEAGDLFLQIGIDILGGTSYVNLGNPQQLVSVPFAMQAQNVPASYAGNILTVGKQSFTLSSSTSTIDIQAGTNVTVNGTSPNYTISSTPTLNLSAPNTLSISGGNTVDITQTVSLNGNVLSVGPSSNSVTIPSASNASVVSSGIVTTTTLAPNSYSINVPNPTLTLNSNSLSINGGNTVVIPAAVPQTITPQGIATVTNGVNSATVNVPNPTLTINSNSLSINGGNTVVIPAAVPQTITPQGIATVTNGVNSATVNVPNPTLTINSNSLSINGGNTVVIPAAVPQTITPQGIATVTNGLNTATVNVPNPTLTINSNSLSINGGNTVVIPAAVPQTITPQGIATVTNGVNSATVNVPNPTLTINSNSLSINGGNTVVIPAAVPQTITPQGIATVTNGVNSATVNVPNPTLTINSNSLSINGGNTVVIPAAVPQTITPQGIATVTNGVNSATVNVPNPTLTINSNSLSINGGNTVVIPAAVPQTITPQGIATVTNGVNSATVNVPNPTLTLNSNSLSINGGNTIVIPAAVPQTITPSGAVTVSTGVNSFTIDAPAQVAQTITPQGIATVTNGVNSATVNVPNPTLTLNSNSLSINGGNTIVIPAAVPQTITPQGIATVTNGVNSATVNVPNPTLTLNSNSLSINGGNTIVIPAAVPQTITPSGAVTVSTGVNSFTIDAPAQVAQTITPQGIATVTNGLNTATVNVPNPTLTLNSNSLSINGGNTIVIPAAVPQTITPQGIATVTNGVNSATVNVPNPTLTLNSNSLSITGGNTIVIPAAIPQTITPSGAVTVSTGVNSFTIDAPAQVAQTITPQGIATVTNGVNSATVNVPNPTLTINSNSLSINGGNTVVIPAAVPQTITPQGIATVTNGVNSATVNVPNPTLTLNSNSLSINGGNTVVIPAAVPQTITPSGAVTVSTGVNSFTIDAPAQVAQTITPQGIATVTNGVNSATVNVPNPTLTLNSNSLSINGGNTIVIPAAVPQTITPSGAVTVSTGVNSFTIDAPAQVAQTITPQGIATVTNGLNTATVNVPNPTLTLNSNSLSINGGNTIVIPAAVPQTITPQGIATVTNGVNSATVNVPNPTLTLNSNSLSITGGNTIVIPAAIPQTITPSGAVTVSTGVNSFTIDAPAQVAQTITPQGIATVTNGVNSATVNVPNPTLTLNSNSLSINGGNTIVIPAAVPQTITPSGAVTVSTGVNSFTINAPAQVAQTITPQGITTVTNGVNSATVNVPNPTLTLNSNSLSINGGNTVVIPAAVPQTITPSGAVTVSTGVNSFTINAPAAIPQTIVPSGAVTVTNGVNSFTINAPSQVAQTITPQGIASVTNGVNTSTVNVPAPALTSLGNSVTITQGTVISTATVPVATTYTNGTGIGITSGSIITNTSPDLPITITSGSNVSITSAYPNFTLSTPSQVAQTITPQGIATVTNGVNSATVNVPNPTLTLNSNSLSINGGNTVVIPAAIPQTIVPSGAVTVTNGVNSFTINAPSQVAQTITPQGIASVTNGVNTATVNVPAPALTSNGNSITITQGTVISTATVPAATTYTNGTGIGITSGTIITNTSPDLPITITSGSNVSVTSAYPNFTLSTPSQVAQTITPQGIATVTNGVNSATINVPTPTLTLNSNSLSINGGNTVVIPAAIPQTIVPSGAVTVTNGVNSFTINTPAAIPQTIVPSGAVTVTNGVNSFTINSPAQVAQTITPQGIASVTNGVNTSTVNVPAPALTSSGNSVTITQGTVVSTATVPIATTYTNGTGIGITSGSIITNISPDLPITITSGSNVSVTSAYPNFTLSTPSQVAQTITPQGIASVTNGVNTATVNVPAPGLTSSGNSITITQGTVVSTATVPVVTTYTNGTGIGITSGTIITNTSPDLPITITSGSNISVTSAYPNFTISTPSQITYTNGTGISITSGSIITNTSPNITPTIAVTTTAAAGASVSSSGSSFSINVPAPTFTNSGPATISGAYPNFTINSASANTWSLGGNAGTTAGTDFLGTSDSQPLIFRTNNVERVRILSSGNVGIGTNAPSALLQVAGTATTASNILWVSNTNASSGGGALAVTSNGIVTADIQNTNASGIGINAITTGVAISAQNTNLQPSIYASNSNVSTGAYAGYFEGGLRAIAKNNASAMAFRAQVFGGATDILVAGNNGRVGINTSLPSATLHVLGTFRLEDGTQAAGNVLTSDGSGNASWQSATGQNWGLAGNAATTATNYIGTSDNVALNFRVNNQRAGRIDQTLQNVSFGYLSANANTTGSNNIALGGDALLNNTSASRNIAIGVGALRSQSYSAGTWNSENTAVGYEALYSNQPTSTSNGNQNTALGTYALRANTTGNYNAAGGHGALYTNTTGQANTAFGYNSLSSNVGSSFNTSVGYYGLSANTSGQNNTSVGYQSGDANTTGSNNTFIGFNADASTGLLTNVTAIGANATATASSRVKLGSGASVEFDLALMPAGNAGTAGQILSSSGAGLAPVWTSATGSNWGLLGNAGTSTVTNFIGTTDFVALNFRVNNQKAALIDHVGYNTFFGFQSGNVNAANNNTGFGAFALGATTTGNLNVAIGHNAMFSNTTGSQNTALGRDAGYSSTGAGNVFIGYRAGYFETGSNKLYISNSTTSLTPLIYGDFTANRVGINTANPTENLQVESNTSTALSVISASTTSSSLYFGYPLLHPNGVIRYDNSTNSMNFWTNNTSNRMVILNTGNVGVGTAAPAEELQVTGTDASVLSSGIFLKINNRATGTNAVSSGLTFGTYNDDLTGTKGGIFFRRTGGFGVGDLLFSVNNTADASNVDASDPFIAMIVKSSGNVGIGTTSPGSTRLFLNIPSTDGVNYTGLNVTNNYTGTTTKYGIDVNVDGAGSGSKYGISSSVVGLAGDASANYGYQVAMTPNGTGSIYANLTQISAVGTGVRYGNYTSVASNLANTFATYGHRIIMSGTNATAIKNGIYITGEDQNYFSNNVGIGIASPTKRLHVLENIAAADAIYGENNYSGTSDGTGVHGYAINNPGYGRGGWLEGGYMGVYAFGNSSSYTGSAYGVYANANGTAGTRYGIYTTASGGTTNYAAYFSGNISGTGVNSYASDRKFKENIQPIQGALDKLLLVQPKTYTMKKDQYSFMNFPDGVQTGLIAQELETVFPELVTNEIHPGPVNESTGRPSGEPVTYKGVNYMGLTPVMIQAIKEQQAQIEEMKKQLIEQQKEIEALKNK; encoded by the coding sequence ATGAGTAAAATAGTATTACTGTTATTAAGTTTCCAATTGATTACAATTGGTTTAATAGCCCAAACGCCACAAATGATCAATTATCAAGGTGTGGCAAGGGATGCTAATGGAGCGGTGTTAGCAAATAAGAATATTGGCATTCGGTTTGAATTCCATCAGGGTAGCGTTTCCTCACCAACCGTTTTTGCTGAAGAACAAAACTTAACTACTAATAATTTGGGTTTGTTTTCGACTCAAATAGGTAAGGTAAATACTACAGGATTAGGCTTAATTAATTGGGAGGCAGGTGATTTATTTCTCCAAATAGGAATTGATATTCTTGGAGGAACTTCTTATGTAAACCTTGGAAATCCTCAGCAATTGGTAAGTGTACCTTTTGCCATGCAGGCACAAAATGTACCGGCTTCTTATGCCGGCAATATATTAACGGTTGGTAAACAAAGTTTTACTTTGAGTTCTTCAACGTCAACGATTGATATTCAGGCAGGAACAAACGTAACCGTAAATGGCACTTCACCAAATTATACTATTTCTTCAACGCCTACTTTAAATTTATCAGCACCAAATACATTAAGTATTAGCGGTGGAAATACCGTCGACATTACGCAAACCGTTAGTTTAAATGGAAATGTGTTGAGTGTAGGACCAAGTTCTAATAGTGTGACAATACCTTCAGCTTCAAATGCCAGTGTGGTATCATCGGGTATTGTTACAACAACAACGCTTGCGCCAAACTCCTATAGTATTAATGTTCCAAATCCAACTTTAACACTTAACAGTAATAGTTTGAGTATTAATGGCGGAAACACAGTTGTCATTCCAGCAGCGGTTCCACAAACCATTACCCCACAAGGTATTGCAACAGTAACAAACGGAGTAAACTCTGCAACGGTAAATGTTCCGAATCCGACACTAACAATCAACAGTAATAGTTTGAGTATTAATGGAGGAAACACAGTTGTGATTCCAGCTGCTGTTCCTCAAACAATTACCCCACAAGGTATTGCGACGGTAACAAACGGTGTAAACTCTGCAACGGTAAACGTTCCAAATCCGACACTAACAATCAACAGTAATAGTTTGAGTATTAATGGAGGAAATACAGTAGTCATTCCAGCTGCGGTTCCACAAACCATTACCCCACAAGGTATTGCGACGGTAACAAACGGTTTGAACACTGCAACAGTAAACGTTCCAAATCCGACACTAACAATCAACAGTAATAGTTTAAGTATCAACGGAGGAAACACAGTTGTGATTCCAGCTGCTGTTCCACAAACAATTACCCCACAAGGTATTGCAACAGTAACAAACGGAGTAAACTCTGCAACGGTAAACGTTCCAAATCCAACTTTAACAATCAACAGTAACAGTTTGAGTATAAACGGAGGAAACACAGTTGTGATTCCAGCTGCGGTTCCACAAACCATTACCCCACAAGGTATTGCGACGGTAACAAACGGTGTAAACTCTGCGACAGTAAACGTTCCAAATCCAACTTTAACAATCAACAGTAATAGTTTGAGTATTAACGGAGGAAACACAGTTGTGATTCCAGCTGCTGTTCCTCAAACAATTACCCCACAAGGTATTGCGACGGTAACAAACGGAGTAAACTCTGCGACAGTAAACGTTCCAAATCCAACTTTAACAATCAACAGTAATAGTTTGAGTATTAACGGAGGAAACACAGTTGTGATTCCAGCTGCTGTTCCTCAAACAATTACCCCACAAGGTATTGCTACGGTGACCAACGGAGTAAACTCTGCAACGGTAAATGTTCCAAATCCAACGTTAACGTTAAACAGTAATAGCTTAAGTATTAATGGAGGAAACACAATAGTCATTCCAGCGGCTGTTCCACAAACAATAACGCCTTCAGGGGCAGTAACTGTTTCTACTGGCGTAAATAGTTTTACAATTGATGCGCCAGCACAAGTAGCGCAAACGATCACACCACAAGGTATCGCTACGGTAACAAACGGAGTGAACTCTGCAACGGTAAATGTTCCAAATCCGACTTTAACGTTAAACAGTAATAGTTTAAGTATCAACGGAGGAAACACAATTGTCATTCCGGCGGCTGTTCCTCAAACGATCACACCACAGGGTATTGCTACGGTTACGAATGGTGTGAACTCCGCAACGGTAAATGTTCCAAATCCGACTTTAACGCTTAACAGTAATAGTTTGAGTATTAATGGAGGAAACACAATAGTCATTCCAGCGGCTGTTCCACAAACAATAACGCCTTCAGGGGCAGTAACTGTTTCTACTGGCGTAAATAGTTTTACAATTGATGCGCCAGCACAAGTAGCGCAAACGATCACACCACAAGGTATCGCTACGGTTACTAACGGTTTGAACACCGCAACAGTAAATGTTCCGAACCCAACGTTAACACTTAACAGTAATAGTTTGAGTATTAATGGAGGAAATACAATTGTCATTCCAGCAGCGGTTCCACAAACGATAACACCACAGGGTATTGCTACGGTTACGAATGGTGTGAACTCAGCAACGGTAAATGTTCCGAATCCGACTTTAACCCTCAACAGTAATAGTTTAAGTATTACCGGAGGAAACACAATTGTAATTCCGGCAGCGATTCCACAAACAATCACGCCTTCAGGAGCAGTAACTGTTTCTACTGGTGTAAATAGTTTTACAATTGATGCGCCAGCACAAGTAGCACAGACAATCACTCCACAAGGTATTGCAACGGTAACAAACGGAGTGAATTCAGCAACGGTAAATGTTCCAAATCCGACACTAACAATCAACAGTAATAGTTTAAGTATCAACGGAGGAAATACAGTAGTCATTCCGGCGGCAGTTCCACAAACCATTACCCCACAAGGTATTGCAACAGTAACAAACGGAGTAAACTCTGCAACGGTAAATGTTCCGAATCCGACTTTAACGCTTAACAGTAATAGTTTAAGTATCAACGGAGGAAACACAGTAGTCATTCCGGCGGCTGTTCCACAAACAATAACGCCTTCAGGAGCAGTAACTGTTTCTACTGGAGTAAATAGTTTTACAATTGATGCGCCAGCACAAGTAGCTCAAACAATTACCCCACAAGGTATTGCAACGGTAACAAACGGAGTGAATTCAGCAACGGTAAATGTTCCGAATCCGACTTTAACGCTTAACAGTAATAGTTTGAGTATTAATGGAGGAAACACAATAGTCATTCCAGCGGCTGTTCCACAAACAATAACGCCTTCAGGAGCAGTAACTGTTTCTACTGGCGTAAATAGTTTTACAATTGATGCGCCAGCACAAGTAGCGCAAACGATCACACCACAAGGTATCGCTACGGTTACTAACGGTTTGAACACCGCAACAGTAAATGTTCCGAACCCAACGTTAACACTTAACAGTAATAGTTTAAGTATCAACGGAGGAAACACAATTGTCATTCCGGCGGCTGTTCCTCAAACGATCACACCACAGGGTATTGCTACGGTTACGAATGGTGTGAACTCAGCAACGGTAAATGTTCCGAATCCGACTTTAACCCTCAACAGTAATAGTTTAAGTATTACCGGAGGAAACACAATTGTAATTCCGGCAGCGATTCCACAAACAATCACGCCTTCAGGAGCAGTAACAGTTTCTACTGGTGTAAATAGTTTTACAATTGACGCACCAGCGCAAGTAGCGCAAACAATCACCCCGCAAGGTATTGCAACGGTAACAAACGGAGTGAATTCAGCAACGGTAAATGTTCCGAATCCGACTTTAACGCTTAACAGTAATAGTTTGAGTATTAATGGAGGAAACACAATAGTCATTCCAGCGGCTGTTCCACAAACAATAACGCCTTCAGGAGCAGTAACAGTTTCTACTGGTGTAAATAGCTTTACAATTAACGCACCAGCACAAGTAGCGCAAACAATTACTCCACAAGGTATTACTACTGTGACAAACGGAGTAAACTCAGCAACAGTAAATGTTCCAAATCCGACTTTAACGCTCAACAGTAATAGCTTAAGTATTAACGGAGGAAATACAGTAGTCATTCCAGCAGCTGTTCCACAAACAATCACGCCTTCAGGAGCAGTAACAGTTTCTACTGGTGTAAATAGTTTTACAATTAATGCACCAGCCGCAATTCCACAAACCATAGTGCCTTCAGGGGCAGTAACAGTTACTAATGGCGTAAATAGTTTTACAATTAACGCACCTTCACAAGTAGCCCAAACAATCACTCCACAAGGTATTGCAAGTGTTACAAACGGAGTAAATACGTCAACGGTTAACGTTCCAGCACCTGCTCTAACAAGTTTAGGTAACAGTGTAACCATCACACAAGGAACGGTTATAAGCACAGCAACAGTTCCTGTTGCAACAACGTACACTAACGGTACCGGCATTGGTATAACTTCCGGATCTATTATAACGAATACCTCACCTGATCTTCCTATAACGATTACAAGTGGAAGTAATGTTTCTATTACAAGTGCGTATCCGAATTTCACCCTTTCGACACCTTCTCAAGTGGCGCAAACAATTACACCGCAAGGTATTGCAACAGTTACAAACGGTGTAAATTCTGCAACAGTTAACGTTCCGAATCCAACTTTAACGCTTAATAGTAATAGTTTAAGTATTAACGGAGGAAATACGGTGGTGATTCCTGCAGCAATTCCACAAACCATAGTGCCTTCAGGGGCAGTAACAGTTACTAATGGTGTGAATAGTTTTACAATTAACGCACCTTCACAAGTAGCCCAAACAATCACTCCACAAGGTATTGCGAGTGTCACAAACGGAGTGAATACAGCAACGGTGAACGTTCCGGCTCCTGCTTTAACAAGTAATGGAAACAGTATAACAATAACACAAGGAACAGTTATTTCTACAGCGACAGTTCCTGCTGCTACAACATACACTAACGGTACCGGTATTGGTATTACATCAGGTACAATCATAACGAACACCTCACCTGATCTTCCTATAACGATTACAAGTGGAAGTAATGTTTCTGTTACAAGTGCTTATCCAAATTTCACTCTTTCTACACCATCTCAAGTAGCCCAAACAATTACGCCGCAAGGTATTGCTACGGTTACAAACGGTGTCAATTCTGCAACCATCAATGTTCCAACTCCGACTTTAACGCTTAACAGTAATAGTTTGAGTATTAACGGAGGAAATACGGTGGTGATTCCTGCTGCAATTCCGCAAACCATAGTGCCTTCAGGGGCAGTAACAGTTACGAATGGTGTGAATAGTTTTACAATTAACACACCTGCTGCAATTCCGCAAACCATAGTACCTTCAGGGGCAGTAACAGTTACTAATGGTGTGAATAGTTTTACAATTAATTCCCCTGCACAAGTAGCACAAACAATTACGCCACAGGGCATTGCGAGTGTTACAAACGGAGTAAATACGTCAACGGTTAACGTTCCAGCACCTGCTCTAACAAGTTCAGGAAACAGTGTAACAATTACTCAAGGAACTGTAGTGTCTACCGCGACGGTTCCTATTGCAACAACCTATACTAACGGAACCGGCATTGGTATAACTTCCGGATCTATTATAACGAATATCTCTCCAGATCTTCCTATAACGATTACAAGTGGAAGTAATGTTTCCGTAACAAGTGCGTATCCGAATTTCACACTTTCTACACCATCTCAAGTAGCCCAAACAATTACGCCGCAAGGTATTGCGAGTGTTACAAATGGCGTTAATACAGCAACAGTTAATGTTCCAGCTCCTGGCTTAACAAGTTCAGGAAATAGTATAACCATCACGCAAGGAACCGTAGTTTCTACAGCGACGGTTCCTGTTGTCACAACTTACACTAACGGTACGGGTATTGGTATCACATCAGGTACGATCATAACGAATACTTCGCCAGATCTTCCTATTACCATTACAAGTGGAAGTAATATTTCTGTTACAAGTGCGTATCCGAATTTCACAATTTCTACGCCTTCTCAAATTACCTACACAAACGGAACCGGAATAAGCATTACCTCAGGTTCAATTATCACGAATACTTCTCCTAATATCACGCCAACCATTGCTGTTACAACAACAGCTGCGGCTGGAGCTTCGGTTAGTAGTTCAGGAAGTTCGTTTAGCATCAATGTGCCGGCTCCGACTTTTACGAATTCGGGTCCTGCAACCATATCAGGTGCATACCCTAATTTTACTATTAATTCGGCTTCGGCAAATACTTGGTCTTTGGGTGGTAATGCTGGTACAACAGCTGGTACCGATTTTCTTGGTACTAGCGATTCACAACCATTAATTTTTAGAACAAACAACGTGGAACGCGTACGAATTTTATCATCAGGTAATGTTGGCATCGGAACAAATGCGCCATCAGCTTTGTTACAAGTGGCAGGAACTGCAACAACCGCTTCAAATATTCTTTGGGTAAGTAATACAAATGCCAGTTCGGGAGGCGGTGCCTTAGCTGTTACCTCAAATGGAATTGTGACTGCTGATATTCAAAATACAAATGCTTCTGGTATTGGAATTAATGCCATTACCACAGGTGTAGCAATAAGTGCTCAAAACACAAACCTACAGCCGAGTATTTATGCTTCGAACTCCAATGTAAGTACTGGCGCTTACGCTGGATATTTCGAAGGTGGTTTAAGAGCTATTGCAAAAAATAACGCCAGTGCAATGGCTTTTAGAGCGCAGGTTTTTGGTGGAGCAACTGATATTTTAGTTGCTGGCAATAATGGTAGAGTAGGTATTAACACTTCATTGCCATCTGCTACTTTGCACGTTCTAGGTACTTTTAGATTGGAAGATGGAACACAAGCAGCAGGAAACGTCTTAACGTCTGATGGTTCAGGTAATGCTTCATGGCAAAGTGCTACTGGTCAAAACTGGGGTTTGGCAGGTAATGCAGCAACAACAGCTACAAATTATATTGGAACGAGCGATAATGTGGCTCTTAATTTTAGGGTTAATAATCAAAGAGCGGGTAGAATTGACCAAACTTTACAGAACGTGTCTTTTGGTTATTTGAGTGCAAATGCAAATACGACTGGTTCAAATAATATAGCTCTTGGAGGAGATGCACTACTTAATAATACGAGTGCAAGCAGAAACATTGCAATTGGTGTAGGTGCTCTACGCTCTCAATCATACAGTGCGGGAACATGGAATAGTGAAAATACAGCGGTTGGTTATGAAGCACTTTATTCGAATCAACCAACCAGCACATCTAACGGTAATCAAAATACCGCATTAGGTACTTATGCTTTACGTGCTAATACAACTGGTAACTATAATGCCGCTGGCGGACATGGTGCTTTATACACTAATACCACAGGTCAGGCAAATACGGCTTTCGGTTACAATTCATTGTCATCGAATGTGGGAAGTAGTTTTAATACATCTGTTGGTTACTATGGTCTTTCTGCCAATACGAGCGGTCAAAATAATACATCAGTGGGTTATCAGTCCGGTGATGCTAATACTACAGGTTCTAACAATACATTTATCGGTTTTAATGCAGATGCATCAACTGGTCTATTAACAAACGTGACAGCCATTGGAGCTAACGCAACAGCAACTGCAAGCAGCAGAGTAAAACTTGGTAGCGGGGCAAGTGTTGAATTTGATTTAGCTTTAATGCCAGCAGGAAACGCTGGTACTGCTGGTCAAATCTTATCATCTTCTGGAGCTGGATTAGCGCCAGTTTGGACAAGCGCCACCGGATCTAATTGGGGATTATTAGGAAACGCGGGAACCAGTACAGTTACTAATTTTATTGGAACAACAGACTTTGTGGCGCTTAATTTCAGAGTGAATAATCAAAAAGCAGCACTTATCGACCACGTTGGATATAATACATTTTTTGGATTTCAAAGTGGGAACGTGAACGCGGCGAACAACAATACTGGTTTTGGAGCTTTTGCGCTTGGAGCAACTACAACAGGTAACCTTAACGTGGCCATTGGTCATAACGCTATGTTCAGTAATACTACTGGAAGCCAAAACACAGCACTGGGCCGCGATGCGGGCTATTCAAGCACAGGAGCCGGTAACGTTTTTATTGGTTATAGAGCGGGTTATTTTGAAACTGGATCAAATAAACTATACATATCAAATTCGACAACGAGCTTAACGCCTTTAATTTACGGTGATTTTACCGCTAACCGGGTTGGTATTAATACAGCAAATCCTACTGAAAACCTGCAGGTAGAGAGTAATACGAGTACAGCACTTTCCGTTATATCAGCATCTACTACTAGTTCAAGTCTCTATTTCGGTTATCCGTTGCTTCATCCAAACGGCGTTATACGTTATGACAATTCCACAAACTCGATGAATTTCTGGACCAATAACACATCTAATCGCATGGTTATATTGAATACTGGAAATGTAGGTGTAGGTACTGCCGCTCCAGCCGAAGAACTGCAGGTGACAGGAACGGATGCAAGTGTTTTAAGTTCTGGTATTTTTCTTAAAATTAACAATAGGGCTACAGGTACCAATGCTGTATCTTCAGGTTTAACATTCGGAACTTACAATGATGATTTAACAGGAACTAAAGGAGGCATCTTTTTTAGAAGAACAGGCGGCTTTGGAGTTGGTGATTTACTTTTTAGTGTGAACAATACTGCCGATGCTTCAAATGTTGATGCCTCTGATCCATTTATTGCAATGATTGTTAAAAGTAGCGGTAATGTAGGAATTGGCACAACTTCACCAGGATCGACCCGTTTATTTTTAAATATTCCTTCAACGGATGGTGTAAATTATACAGGTTTAAATGTTACAAACAATTATACTGGTACTACCACTAAATATGGTATTGATGTAAATGTTGATGGAGCAGGAAGTGGATCTAAGTATGGTATTAGCTCGTCTGTGGTTGGATTAGCAGGAGATGCAAGTGCAAATTATGGTTACCAAGTTGCCATGACTCCAAATGGTACTGGATCCATTTATGCTAATTTAACTCAAATATCAGCAGTAGGAACTGGTGTTAGATATGGAAATTACACTTCCGTTGCGAGTAATCTTGCAAATACCTTTGCTACTTATGGGCATCGTATCATAATGTCAGGTACTAATGCTACTGCTATAAAAAATGGTATTTACATTACTGGAGAAGATCAGAATTATTTTTCTAATAATGTGGGAATAGGAATTGCTTCACCAACAAAGAGGTTACATGTTTTGGAAAATATCGCTGCTGCTGATGCAATTTATGGTGAAAATAATTATTCTGGGACTTCTGACGGAACCGGTGTGCATGGATATGCGATAAACAATCCTGGATATGGACGTGGGGGTTGGCTTGAAGGTGGTTATATGGGGGTTTATGCTTTTGGTAACTCCTCATCATATACTGGTAGTGCCTATGGCGTATATGCAAATGCTAATGGAACAGCGGGTACGCGTTATGGGATTTATACTACAGCCTCCGGAGGTACTACAAATTATGCAGCGTATTTTAGTGGTAACATAAGCGGCACAGGAGTAAACTCATACGCGTCTGACAGAAAATTTAAAGAAAATATTCAGCCAATTCAAGGCGCACTTGACAAACTTCTTCTAGTGCAACCAAAAACGTACACTATGAAAAAAGATCAATATAGTTTTATGAATTTTCCAGATGGTGTTCAGACCGGATTAATTGCTCAAGAGCTTGAAACTGTATTTCCTGAATTAGTAACAAATGAGATTCATCCAGGGCCGGTTAACGAAAGTACCGGTAGACCTAGCGGAGAACCTGTGACTTATAAAGGCGTAAACTATATGGGTTTAACCCCAGTAATGATTCAAGCAATTAAGGAACAGCAGGCTCAAATTGAAGAAATGAAAAAACAACTAATTGAGCAACAAAAAGAAATTGAGGCACTAAAAAATAAATAA